In the genome of Vicia villosa cultivar HV-30 ecotype Madison, WI linkage group LG7, Vvil1.0, whole genome shotgun sequence, one region contains:
- the LOC131616017 gene encoding glucan endo-1,3-beta-glucosidase 12-like, which yields MQHFNLITIFIVLCLTLLTPTNGGSIGINYGRIANNLPSAMKVVHLLKSQGLDRVKVYDTDPSVLRALSGSQIKVTVDLPNQQLFAAAKAPSFALSWVERNIVAYYPHTQIEAIAVGNEVFVDPSNTTKFLVPAMKNIYRALQKHNLHNNIKVSSPIALSALGNSYPSSSGSFRPELIQPVFKPMLDFIRETGSYLMVNVYPFFAYESNADVISLDYALFRPNPGQVDPGNNLRYTNLFDAQIDAVFAALSALKYDDVNIVVSETGWPSKGDSNEVGASVENAAAYNANLVRKILTGSGTPLRPKADLTVYLFALFNENQKPGPTSERNFGLFYPNEKKVYDVPLTVEALKNYHDNPSPVAGGANQPAPAESGGNGGVSKSTTGNTWCVANPYADKNKLQAALDFACGEGGADCRSIQPNSTCYNPNTLVSHASFAFNSYYQKQARAGGSCYFGGTSYVVTQEPKYGDCEYPTGY from the exons ATGCAGCACTTCAACCTCATTACGATCTTCATCGTACTTTGCCTCACCCTTCTCACTCCCACTAATGGAGGTTCCATAGGAATAAACTACGGTCGCATAGCAAACAACCTCCCCTCCGCCATGAAAGTAGTTCACCTCCTCAAATCACAAGGTCTCGACCGTGTCAAAGTCTACGACACCGACCCTTCAGTTCTCCGAGCATTATCCGGATCCCAAATCAAAGTGACCGTCGACCTCCCAAACCAACAACTCTTCGCCGCCGCAAAAGCACCCTCCTTTGCTCTCTCATGGGTCGAACGCAACATCGTAGCTTACTACCCACACACCCAAATCGAAGCCATTGCAGTCGGTAACGAAGTCTTCGTCGACCCTTCCAACACCACAAAGTTCCTCGTACCCGCCATGAAAAACATCTACAGAGCCCTCCAAAAACACAACCTCCACAACAACATTAAAGTTTCCTCCCCTATAGCACTCTCCGCACTTGGTAACTCTTACCCTTCCTCATCCGGATCCTTCCGACCCGAGTTAATCCAACCCGTTTTCAAACCCATGCTAGACTTCATCCGCGAAACCGGTTCTTACCTTATGGTAAACGTTTACCCTTTCTTCGCTTATGAATCAAACGCTGACGTCATCTCTTTAGACTATGCTCTTTTCAGACCAAACCCGGGTCAGGTGGATCCGGGTAACAACTTAAGATACACCAACCTCTTTGACGCTCAAATCGATGCCGTTTTCGCTGCACTCTCAGCTTTGAAATACGACGATGTGAACATTGTCGTTTCGGAGACAGGCTGGCCTTCCAAAGGTGATAGTAATGAAGTGGGTGCGAGTGTAGAGAATGCAGCTGCGTACAACGCGAATCTCGTCCGTAAGATCTTGACTGGAAGTGGGACCCCGTTGAGACCTAAAGCAGATCTAACCGTTTATTTATTCGCACTGTTCAATGAAAATCAGAAACCGGGTCCCACTTCAGAGAGAAATTTTGGTTTATTTTACCCTAATGAGAAGAAGGTTTATGATGTTCCATTAACCGTGGAGGCGCTTAAGAATTACCACGACAATCCTTCACCGGTAGCTGGTGGTGCTAACCAGCCTGCTCCGGCGGAAAGTGGTGGTAATGGCGGTGTTTCTAAGAGTACAACCGGGAACACGTGGTGTGTTGCGAATCCTTACGCGGATAAAAATAAGCTACAGGCAGCTTTAGATTTTGCTTGCGGTGAAGGAGGTGCTGATTGCCGTTCGATTCAACCTAATTCCACGTGTTACAATCCTAATACCCTGGTTTCGCACGCTTCGTTTGCGTTTAACAGTTATTATCAAAAACAAGCACGTGCGGGTGGGAGTTGCTATTTCGGTGGTACGTCGTACGTGGTCACGCAAGAGCCTA AGTATGGTGACTGTGAATATCCCACTGGATATTAA